One Gossypium raimondii isolate GPD5lz chromosome 3, ASM2569854v1, whole genome shotgun sequence genomic window carries:
- the LOC105796703 gene encoding cellulose synthase-like protein G2, protein MACSSSTSLPLHICHGNKLTMIINRSHAVLHSIAISFLIYYRAFFLFHQPTPIIIPWLLLFISELLLSFIWFLGRAYIWRPVYRTVFPERLPNDDKLPAIDVFICTTGPDKEPTIGVMNTLLSAMALDYPPDKLHVYLSDDGGYAITLHAMRESWSFARWWLPFCRRFGIKTRCPEAYFSRTENHDSDSKNPDNFMVEREKIKEQYVLFKERVRRAGEESKFKDKGVYTATDHPSCIEVMEENSKEGLLEDQIIEMPLLVYVSREKSTSQFHHFKAGAVNVLLRVSAMLSNSPYILMLDCDMYCSDPTSARQAMCFHFDPEMSPSLAFVQFPQAFRDISENDIYDSEVRSAYTILWPGLDGLKGPVLSGTNFYIKREALCCHSIKKDIDLRELKDSFGPSNEFIKSLRQDYKKPNLNDNGEASNMLLEEAKVLASCSYEDHTKWGKEVGFLYDSVAEDFLTGFVMQCKGWISAYVAPSSSSRPQFLGTSTTNLNDLLTQGTRWGSGLVDVALSRFSPLFYGSSRTSFLHSMGYAELSLFPLLYCLPLWCFATIPPLYLLNGIPLYPEVSDPYFSIFLFIFLSSLSKHLHEVVVTGRPIRKWINEQRIWMIKSVTCHLYGSLDAILKKFDLRKASFLTTNKVTDNEQITLYRGGKFDFRTSTIFVAPLVTVMLVNLASIVGGVYRIMFMGTDWRKMFGQVLLSFYIIVMNYVVIEGMVLRKDKGRIPLYVNVLSIVFSLIFLSLGSTIISN, encoded by the exons ATGGCATGCTCAAGCTCAACCTCTCTTCCACTCCATATCTGCCATGGCAACAAGCTCACCATGATCATCAACAGGTCACATGCAGTCCTCCATTCAATCGCCATATCTTTCTTGATATACTATAGGGCTTTTTTCTTGTTCCATCAACCCACACCCATAATTATCCCTTGGCTTCTACTTTTTATCTCTGAATTGCTCCTTTCTTTCATATGGTTTCTCGGAAGAGCTTACATTTGGCGTCCTGTTTATCGGACTGTGTTTCCGGAGAGGTTGCCAAATGATGACAAACTTCCAGCCATCGATGTTTTCATTTGTACAACGGGACCTGATAAGGAGCCTACTATTGGTGTTATGAACACTTTATTATCAGCTATGGCGCTTGATTATCCACCAGATAAGCTCCATGTTTATCTTTCTGATGATGGTGGTTATGCTATAACTTTGCATGCCATGAGGGAATCCTGGAGTTTTGCAAGGTGGTGGCTTCCATTTTGTAGGAGGTTTGGTATCAAGACTAGGTGTCCCGAGGCTTATTTTTCGAGAACCGAAAATCACGATTCTGACTCGAAAAATCCCGATAATTTCATGGTAGAAAGGGAAAAAATCAAG GAACAATACGTGTTGTTCAAGGAACGTGTGAGGAGAGCTGGAGAAGAAAGTAAATTCAAGGACAAAGGTGTTTACACTGCAACCGATCACCCTTCTTGCATTGAG GTAATGGAAGAAAATTCCAAAGAGGGATTGTTGGAAGATCAAATAATTGAGATGCCTCTCCTTGTCTATGTTTCTCGTGAGAAAAGTACTTCTCAATTCCACCACTTCAAGGCTGGAGCCGTCAATGTCCTT CTTCGGGTCTCAGCAATGTTGAGCAACTCTCCTTACATTCTAATGCTCGATTGTGACATGTACTGCAGTGACCCAACCTCGGCTAGGCAAGCAATGTGCTTCCACTTTGATCCTGAGATGTCTCCCTCCCTTGCATTTGTGCAATTCCCTCAGGCATTCCGTGACATAAGCGAAAACGATATCTACGACAGTGAAGTTCGATCAGCATACACG ATTTTATGGCCTGGCTTGGATGGATTGAAAGGACCAGTACTTTCTGGTACTAATTTCTATATTAAAAGGGAGGCCTTGTGCTGCCATTCTATTAAAAAAG ATATTGACCTTAGAGAACTTAAGGATTCTTTCGGTCCATCCAACGAGTTCATCAAATCCCTTCGTCAAGACTATAAGAAGcctaatttaaatgataatggAGAAGCTTCAAACATGTTGCTGGAAGAGGCCAAAGTTTTGGCTTCTTGTTCTTACGAAGATCATACAAAATGGGGTAAAgag GTAGGTTTTCTGTACGATTCAGTAGCCGAAGATTTCCTTACAGGGTTCGTCATGCAATGCAAAGGCTGGATATCAGCCTATGTTGCTCCATCATCTTCATCAAGGCCCCAATTCTTAGGAACTTCAACTACCAATTTAAATGACCTATTGACACAAGGAACAAGATGGGGTTCAGGGTTGGTCGATGTAGCACTCTCAAGGTTTAGCCCACTCTTTTATGGATCATCGAGGACATCTTTTCTTCACAGCATGGGCTATGCGGAGCTTTCATTGTTCCCTCTTCTTTATTGCCTCCCCCTTTGGTGCTTTGCCACCATCCCTCCTCTTTATCTCCTCAATGGCATCCCTTTATATCCCGAG GTTTCAGATCCATATTTTAGTATATTCTTGTTCATTTTCCTATCATCCCTATCTAAGCATTTACATGAGGTTGTCGTAACCGGAAGGCCAATTCGCAAATGGATAAATGAACAAAGGATATGGATGATAAAATCAgttacatgccatttatatgGAAGCTTGGATGCTATATTGAAAAAATTTGACCTGAGGAAAGCCAGTTTCTTGACCACCAATAAAGTCACCGACAACGAACAAATCACGCTATACCGGGGAGGTAAATTCGATTTCCGGACATCGACCATTTTCGTTGCACCATTGGTTACAGTAATGTTAGTGAATTTGGCATCCATTGTTGGTGGAGTTTATAGAATCATGTTCATGGGAACCGATTGGAGGAAAATGTTTGGGCAAGTTTTGCTATCGTTTTACATTATCGTCATGAATTATGTAGTAATTGAAGGGATGGTATTAAGGAAGGATAAGGGTCGCATTCCTTTATATGTCAATGTATTATCTATtgtattttccttgattttcttgtcATTGGGGTCTACTATAATCTCTAATTAa
- the LOC105796704 gene encoding FHA domain-containing protein At4g14490, with product MDPPPITLLMVQGPRKDETFVFHPGSAIRIGRVMRGNNLPIKDAGISSKHLTIESVSGKWILRDIGSSNGTTLNSNVLPAETAFDLHDGDTVKLGETTSILIKIEGSGGSGEEVAVVVESRRKNPPRRGKAAKNETGSSNKELENLELEKKENVRVTRSRKNEDSQNCRLDIPKVPENREAAAKRGKGRRGGRKKNEQEEKLEQKETKLTENDDTLIIKEEVDKEEEALNPLQNEEIQVRNDEENVEHSKIGVKESCDEMENEVRESCDERVEVDLEKMTLRQWFDYLEVHLPKQILEATEEMIEGMRKKAQKVQEYMVEQKKKGKAAVG from the coding sequence ATGGATCCACCGCCGATTACTTTACTGATGGTTCAGGGCCCACGAAAAGACGAAACTTTCGTATTCCACCCCGGTTCCGCCATCCGAATCGGCCGGGTAATGCGTGGCAACAACCTCCCTATCAAAGACGCCGGCATTTCTTCTAAGCACCTCACAATCGAATCCGTATCCGGTAAATGGATCCTTCGAGATATCGGATCCTCTAACGGCACTACTCTTAATTCCAATGTGCTCCCCGCGGAAACTGCATTTGATCTCCACGACGGCGATACGGTGAAGCTGGGAGAGACTACGTCGATCTTGATCAAAATCGAAGGCAGTGGAGGTAGCGGAGAGGAGGTGGCGGTGGTAGTCGAGAGCCGGAGGAAGAATCCGCCGAGGAGAGGTAAGGCTGCGAAGAACGAAACAGGGAGTTCTAATAAAGAATTAGAGAATTTGGAGttagaaaagaaggaaaatgttAGGGTTACTAGGAGTAGGAAGAATGAGGATTCCCAGAATTGCAGGTTAGATATTCCAAAGGTTCCTGAAAATCGGGAAGCTGCGGCGAAACGAGGAAAAGGCCGCCGTGGTGGGAGGAAAAAGAACGAGCAGGAAGAAAAATTAGagcaaaaagaaacaaaattgacAGAGAACGATGACACTCTTATCATAAAAGAAGAAGTGGATAAGGAGGAGGAGGCACTGAATCCATTGCAAAACGAAGAAATTCAAGTAAGAAACGATGAAGAGAACGTAGAACATTCTAAGATTGGGGTTAAGGAGAGCTGTGATGAAATGGAGAATGAAGTTAGGGAAAGTTGTGACGAAAGGGTAGAAGTGGATTTGGAGAAGATGACATTAAGGCAGTGGTTTGATTACTTGGAGGTTCATTTGCCCAAGCAGATACTCGAGGCAACAGAGGAGATGATTGAAGGTATGAGGAAGAAAGCTCAGAAGGTTCAAGAGTATATGGTGGAGCAGAAGAAAAAGGGTAAAGCTGCTGTGGGTTAG